TAACATCCCATGAGTCTCTCCTGAGTGCAAAGCCTCTGCTTGGCAGATGGGAAAACCAGTCCCTCAAATGTAAAATTCTCCTGTCTTGACCAGCCCCAGCCCAATTCAGTGGGACTAAATCTTCTATCATTTCCCATGAACAGGATATCGAGTCAGCAAATCAGATGTACTGTCCAAGTTGGAACAAGGGAAAGAACgatggatgacagaagatgaaatccACAGTCGTACCTGGCCAGGTGAGTGAGAACTGGTTGGTAACTGCAGATGTCCTGAGCTAGACAGGGAGAAGAGGCTGGGGAGTGTCTGAAAATAGAGAAACTGTGCCTCTGCATAGCTCTCTCCCATAAAAGAACTGTTAGACTTGAGAGGGAAATATACTCGTTTTCACTTTTGAGATTTGATCCTTGATTTTATTTCACATCTAgatttttgtttactttgttttcaCCTTCCTTGGATTTTATACTCACTCCTTTGAACCCTATCACAAATCCCTTTCACGTCCCTGGCTATGGAATTCcaccttccaggcctcagctcaaGAAGAAATCtttgtggtgttttgttttgttttaaatttttggccacactgcatgtgagatcaaacccatgtgccctacagtggaagtacagagtcttgaccactggcccaccagggaagtccctgtgttacTTTGGTTTTACCAATGTGTAAGAAATAAGGAACATTTATACAGGGAGTGTTTGTTTCATACTGTTATCATAAGGTTGCCACTAaagtaccatttttaaaaaacaccaaggaattttttaatcaattttattccaaacaggaataaaaaggattcattattctcttctttcctaGAAACTGGCAACATTGGTAATCATCTGCAGGTTgactgggaaaataaaaaaatgctgAAAGGTATTGAACAATACCAGGAACATAATACATTTGGAAATCCCGTTCCTCAAAGCCAAAGTTATTTCTGTTTCAGGCAAAATCATGATATGTTTGAGTACTATTTAAAAACTTTGAAGTCAAATTTAAGTTTAGTCATCCAGAGCcaaagctatgaaattaaagaCTCTATTAAATGTAATGGAGATGGGAAATCATTTCTGTTTGGTAAACATGAAAAATGTCATTCTCCAGTTAAATGCCCTGTAAGTGCAAAACCCATCAGCACTAAGTCCCAAGTCATTAAGCACCAAATAACTCATAACATAGAGAAAGCCCATAtatgcagtgaatgtgggaaagcctttgtTAAGAAGTCTCAGCTCACTGatcatcagagagttcatacaggagagaaaccttatgGATGCAGTCTGTGTGCAAAAGTATTCTCCCGGAAGTCCAGGCTCAatgaacatcagagaattcatgaGAGAGAGAAATCTTTTATATGCAGTGATTGTGCAAAAGTCTTCACTACAAAGAGCCGTCTTATTGAACACCAGCGaactcacacaggagagaaaccttatgTATGCAGTGACTGTGGAAAAGGCTTCCCAGGGAAGCGTAATCTCATCTTACATCAGCGAaatcatactggagagaaatgcTATGTATGTAGTGAATGTGGAAAAGGCTTTACTGGAAAGAGCATGCTCACTGTACACCAGCGAACTCACACCGGAGAGAAACCCTACAtctgcagtgaatgtgggaaaggCTTTACCACAAAGCACTATGTCATCATCCACCAACGGAatcatacaggagagaaaccctacATATGCAATGAATGTGGGAAAGGTTTCATTATGAAAAGCCGTCTGACCGAACATCAGCGAATTCATACAGGAGAGAAGCCGTATGTGTGCAATGAATGTGGAAAAGGCTTTCCCAGGAAGGGTAATCTGATTGTACATCAGAAGACTCATACAGTAGAGAAATCCTATGTATGTAGTGAATGTGGAAAAGGCTTCACCATGAAGAGCATGCTTACCATACATCAACGAACTCACACTGGCGAGAAACCCTACATCTGCAGTGAGTGTGGAAAAGGCTTCCCATTGAAGAGTCGGCTGGTCGTGCATCAGCGAACACATACTGGTGAAAAACCTTACCgatgcagtgaatgtgggaaaggCTTCATTGTGAACAGTGGACTGATGTTACATCAGCgaactcacactggagagaaaccctatagATGCAATAAATGTGGAAAAGAGTTTGCCTTTAAGAGCAATCTTGTGGTACATCAGCGAACTCATACCGGAGAGAAGCCCTTTACATGCAGTGAGTGTGGAAAAGGTTTCACCATGAAACGCTATCTCATCGTACATCAACAAATTCATATGGGAGAGAAGTCCTATGTATGCAGTGAATGTGGAATAGGTTTTGTCATGGAAACAGAGCTCATTTTACATCAGCagattcatactggagagaaaccttatgccTGCAGTGACTGTGGCAAAGGCTTCACTGTGAAAAGCCGTCTAGTGGTTCATCAGCGGActcatacaggagagaaaccttTTGTATGCAGTGATTGTGGAAAAGGCTTCTCCTCAAAAAGGAATCTCCTTGTACATCAGAGAACTCATAATGGAAACAAACCATAAAAGCGATGACTATGATCACACCTACAGGAAGAAAATATGCTTTGTCCAACATCAGAGATTTCTAACCTTTATATATACTGACTGTGGAAAATCCTATTCAGCATTGGTATTGGTCTCATTACCCACCAGAAAATTTACACAGGAGACAAACTGTATGTATGCAATTAATGTGAGAAAGCCTTCAACACAAATTCAACACTCATTGTACCTCAAAGAACTCATAAAAGAGACCGACTATGAATCCAGTGATTGGGGGTAATCTTTTGTCAACCCTTGTTAATACACATGAGAAACATATAGGTCAAAGTACATAATTCTTTGTAGAAGCTCTGAACTCATTATATACAAGTGTATTTTTTAGGATAAAAAAGATGATGGTTCAGTGAACTCATTAAACATCAGTGTGCTTCTAGCATACTTGACCATTGTCAGCATAGATTAGCCTGCTGCTGATTTCACCCTTAGGAAATATGAAATTTGCATAGGGGTGAAATTTAATGAATGAAGAGAATATGCTAGTGCCTTCAGTGATCAGTTACCTCACATTGTATGTCTAAATTAACATGTAGGAAAAGCTCTGATACATTCAATGCAGAAAAAGCTCAAGGAAGCATTTTTAGGTACTAATTATATGTCTGAAAAGTGTGTGCTAAGATAAATCCTATGACTGGAGAGACTAGGAAAGCCTTCTATGGAAATAAAAACCCTATCTCGTCAGTGATCATAATAGATCACCAGTGAGCTCATACATAGTAACAATATGATGATTGTGGGAAAGACTTTGCCTGGAAATAAAACCTCAGTAAGTTGCCTGATATGCATGCTGGAGAAAAATTTTCAGATGGCAATGAATATGGCAGGATTTCAGTGATACATTCTGCCTCATTGCTTTTCATGAATtcacacagaaataaaatggTTATGGACCCACTAAATATGGAGTAACTTTAGCAAAAATATCAGAATTCTGAAGGAAAGAAACCTCATGAAAATGACATATACTTGAACTTTCTATCACAAGTCTAAATTTATTGTACACCTGATGTCCATTTTGGGGCAGAATACCTTGAACCATATCAATGATTCCATAATTTTAAAGTGGGCTAGTCTCGACACTAATTTGTAATGTTATATACAATACAGGAGTGTTCTGTGCCcactttatattattatatttttcactcttgtcttagGTTCTAAATTCAGCTCTGTCTACAATGTACTTCAGAGTAAAAAGGAATATATTCATAAATGTAATCCAACATAACTGGATGTATTTATCTAAGTTTATAAGTAGCATTAGGTAGTTtacaaacactttaaaaatgatttttctaaaattcgttttgaaatagttttagaCTCCCAAGTAATTACAAAATATACCAAGTTCCCACATACCCTTACTCAGTTTCTTCAGTGGTGTTATCTTCATAACCATAATACATCATCAAACCCAATAAAATGACATTGGTGCAGTACTGTTAAGTAAACTGGACCTTATTTGGATTTTAGTAGGTTTTTGCATGTACTAATTTAtatgaagttttttgtttttagtatatagttttaagaaattttatcttATACATAAGATTTCTGTAAACCCCACCACAATTGGGATGCAGAATTGTGCCAACACAAAGAAACATCCTCATGTTACCCCTCTGTGGTCACACTCTTCCCCCACTCCTGACCATGGTGACCACTGGGCAAACTCCATCACTCCAACTTGGTTATTTCAACAATGCTGTTAAAATGGAATCATACCATGTGTAGCCTTTGAGATAGGCTTCGTTTCACTCAGCAAATTGCTGTTAAGATCCATCCAATTTTTCTGGTGTATAAGTGGTTTTACTTGTTGTTAATAATATTCTTTTGTATGGATATACAGTGACTATCTGTTTACTATTGACAGATGTCTGGGTTGTTTTCCAGTGTTTCATTGTTTTGAAT
The genomic region above belongs to Budorcas taxicolor isolate Tak-1 chromosome 18, Takin1.1, whole genome shotgun sequence and contains:
- the LOC128064028 gene encoding zinc finger protein 432-like, yielding MIALYELKPLKIAPFPLGQEIEFPYAIYTTDRQRWRPPGGRGGSGGANLLLQETLSFKDVAVDFTWEEWQLLAPAQKTLYRDVMLENYSNLVSVGYRVSKSDVLSKLEQGKERWMTEDEIHSRTWPETGNIGNHLQVDWENKKMLKGIEQYQEHNTFGNPVPQSQSYFCFRQNHDMFEYYLKTLKSNLSLVIQSQSYEIKDSIKCNGDGKSFLFGKHEKCHSPVKCPVSAKPISTKSQVIKHQITHNIEKAHICSECGKAFVKKSQLTDHQRVHTGEKPYGCSLCAKVFSRKSRLNEHQRIHEREKSFICSDCAKVFTTKSRLIEHQRTHTGEKPYVCSDCGKGFPGKRNLILHQRNHTGEKCYVCSECGKGFTGKSMLTVHQRTHTGEKPYICSECGKGFTTKHYVIIHQRNHTGEKPYICNECGKGFIMKSRLTEHQRIHTGEKPYVCNECGKGFPRKGNLIVHQKTHTVEKSYVCSECGKGFTMKSMLTIHQRTHTGEKPYICSECGKGFPLKSRLVVHQRTHTGEKPYRCSECGKGFIVNSGLMLHQRTHTGEKPYRCNKCGKEFAFKSNLVVHQRTHTGEKPFTCSECGKGFTMKRYLIVHQQIHTGEKPYACSDCGKGFTVKSRLVVHQRTHTGEKPFVCTVTACLVRNAVVGGVMLRHKAESADGIRKSGSAPRSSADNLNQQIRPQRLLGVNDEAFGNL